From the genome of Cognaticolwellia beringensis, one region includes:
- the tatA gene encoding Sec-independent protein translocase subunit TatA — protein MGGISIWQLLIIAVIVVLLFGTKKLRNLGTDLGSAIKGFKGAVSDEPAKKDEATEENSANSDSLGDKTAEKSNVAEKEKDKV, from the coding sequence ATGGGCGGTATAAGTATTTGGCAATTATTAATTATTGCAGTGATTGTTGTGTTGTTATTTGGTACTAAGAAATTACGTAATTTAGGTACTGATCTGGGCTCGGCAATCAAAGGTTTTAAAGGCGCAGTCTCCGATGAACCGGCAAAAAAAGATGAAGCTACAGAAGAAAATTCAGCCAATAGTGATAGTTTAGGTGATAAAACAGCAGAAAAAAGCAATGTGGCTGAAAAAGAGAAAGATAAAGTCTAA
- a CDS encoding TonB-dependent receptor plug domain-containing protein, with the protein MYSENFLSNAIRVALFVGTASTLAVAGQVSAAEDKEVSVERIEVTGSRINRTDVETASPVTVISSEFIAQSGYSSVEEILSAQPTAAGMNLGATSNNGSGGTATVNLRGMGVQRTLVLLNGRRMVSSGTGADSAVDLNTIPVAMIKNIEILKDGASAVYGSDAIAGVVNIITKKDFVGTEVTVDGSQTDKGDGTSKGISILHGVELTNGNLVLGLQYSDRGEIIQSDRDFVEPGASSFIPTGSIGGLVVDKSDASGSLMARNTSYDYTVDSYAQTPNELLSLFSAYNTEIDSDTELSVDLMYTRRESNQQLAPQPANLDLVTNKLNTIHLDNIQAAYDEINSKIVDPDDHLVIGDKVNYRRRMNDAGPRIYSQETDTYRASIGLKGYLENDAMWDISATYGRNDSKDSVQNSIHAGNMEASIYQDQSAWFSGEGFDKSALASEGIIYNEENEGGNEQFTLAAGYSGVTEGDIGYAVGFETRHESGYYTPDEVTQKGESTAAQQFATDGDYSVQSVYGEVSVPVTEALTFEAASRYDQYSTFGGEITWKLGATYRVNDSFMVRSVAATGFRAPSVSELYGGDSGSYDYLSDPWGNELDAQIKVNYTSDEDLQPEESESFTFGVVWELADNLSTTVDYWAFDITNAISRVDVQQELDACFSGIQASCTAVNITSGGDLSNLSAQLTNIGSQKTSGVDWNVSYSHDLFKVVFDTTFLIEFEQDDTDYTGTIDGNIGGYSDIKSNLSVYGYVTEDLTVLYSAQFIRGMDGEYYGEQFSTDNVIYHNVSASYHVNDQWVVNGGVKNVFDTEPEEVLGGNDMGTVPSIYDVIGRNLFISASYNF; encoded by the coding sequence ATGTATTCAGAAAATTTTTTAAGTAATGCCATTCGCGTTGCTTTATTCGTAGGCACAGCTAGCACTTTAGCTGTTGCTGGTCAGGTTAGTGCTGCTGAAGACAAAGAAGTCAGCGTTGAACGCATAGAAGTTACGGGTTCACGCATCAATCGTACTGATGTTGAAACAGCAAGCCCAGTAACCGTAATCTCATCAGAGTTTATTGCACAAAGTGGTTACAGTTCAGTAGAAGAAATTTTATCAGCACAGCCTACTGCAGCAGGTATGAATTTAGGCGCTACCAGTAATAACGGTTCAGGCGGCACAGCTACAGTTAACCTTCGTGGTATGGGCGTGCAACGCACGTTGGTCTTATTAAACGGTCGCCGTATGGTGTCATCAGGAACAGGTGCTGATTCAGCAGTAGACCTAAATACAATTCCTGTGGCTATGATCAAAAATATTGAAATTCTTAAAGACGGTGCATCTGCAGTTTATGGCTCTGATGCTATTGCGGGTGTCGTCAACATTATTACTAAAAAAGATTTTGTTGGTACAGAAGTAACCGTTGATGGTAGCCAAACCGATAAGGGCGACGGTACCAGTAAAGGTATCAGTATTTTACATGGTGTAGAGCTTACCAACGGTAATTTAGTTTTAGGCCTACAGTATTCAGATCGTGGTGAGATTATTCAGTCAGACCGTGATTTTGTTGAACCAGGTGCATCTTCATTTATTCCAACAGGTTCTATCGGTGGTTTAGTCGTAGATAAATCAGACGCATCAGGTAGTTTGATGGCTAGAAATACATCATACGATTACACTGTTGATAGCTACGCGCAAACGCCAAATGAATTACTAAGCCTTTTTAGTGCTTATAATACTGAAATAGATTCAGATACTGAACTTAGCGTAGATCTTATGTATACGCGCCGAGAGTCTAACCAGCAATTAGCACCACAGCCGGCGAATTTAGATTTAGTTACCAATAAGTTGAACACTATTCATCTTGACAACATTCAAGCTGCGTATGATGAAATCAACTCAAAGATAGTTGACCCAGATGACCATCTTGTCATTGGTGACAAGGTAAATTACCGTCGTCGTATGAATGATGCAGGCCCACGTATCTATTCACAAGAAACTGATACTTATCGCGCATCGATTGGCCTAAAAGGTTATTTAGAAAATGACGCTATGTGGGATATTTCTGCAACATACGGTCGAAATGACTCGAAAGATAGTGTTCAGAACTCAATTCATGCGGGTAATATGGAAGCCAGTATCTACCAAGACCAAAGCGCTTGGTTCAGTGGTGAAGGTTTTGATAAAAGCGCATTAGCGTCTGAAGGTATTATATACAATGAAGAGAATGAAGGCGGCAACGAGCAATTCACTTTAGCCGCTGGCTATAGTGGCGTAACCGAAGGTGATATTGGCTATGCCGTTGGTTTCGAAACTCGTCATGAAAGTGGTTATTATACCCCTGATGAAGTAACTCAAAAAGGTGAGAGTACCGCAGCTCAACAATTTGCAACTGACGGAGATTATTCTGTTCAGTCAGTTTATGGTGAAGTATCAGTACCGGTAACTGAAGCGTTAACATTTGAAGCTGCTTCACGGTACGACCAATACTCAACCTTTGGTGGTGAAATAACGTGGAAGCTTGGTGCTACTTACCGTGTAAATGACTCATTTATGGTTCGTTCAGTGGCTGCTACAGGTTTTAGAGCGCCAAGTGTAAGTGAGCTATACGGTGGTGACAGCGGTTCTTACGACTATTTAAGTGATCCGTGGGGTAATGAGCTAGATGCGCAAATTAAAGTTAATTACACCAGTGACGAAGACTTACAGCCTGAAGAAAGTGAATCATTTACTTTTGGTGTAGTGTGGGAGTTAGCTGATAATCTTTCTACGACAGTAGATTACTGGGCATTTGATATTACCAATGCGATTAGTCGTGTAGATGTTCAACAAGAATTAGATGCATGTTTTAGCGGTATTCAAGCGTCATGTACAGCGGTCAACATTACTTCTGGTGGTGATTTATCTAATCTAAGCGCGCAATTAACCAATATTGGTTCGCAAAAAACTTCAGGTGTTGATTGGAACGTTAGTTATAGCCATGACCTGTTCAAAGTTGTTTTCGATACCACATTCTTGATCGAGTTTGAGCAAGACGACACGGATTATACCGGCACGATTGATGGTAATATTGGTGGCTATTCAGACATTAAGTCTAATTTATCGGTTTACGGTTACGTAACAGAAGACTTAACCGTGCTTTATAGTGCTCAATTTATTCGTGGCATGGACGGTGAATATTACGGAGAGCAATTCTCTACTGACAATGTTATTTATCATAACGTTTCAGCCTCATACCATGTTAACGACCAATGGGTAGTTAATGGCGGTGTGAAAAACGTTTTTGATACTGAGCCTGAAGAAGTTTTAGGTGGTAATGACATGGGAACAGTACCAAGTATTTATGATGTGATAGGACGTAACTTGTTCATTAGTGCTTCATATAACTTTTAA
- the tatC gene encoding twin-arginine translocase subunit TatC, which yields MSSAVKQNYTLFDHLLELRTRLLHAVLGVLVVFCSLIYFAQDIYQYVAQPLLAVMPEGTQMIATDVASPFFTPFKLTIVLSIFIAMPYILYQLWSFIAPGLYKNEKRLIAPLMFGSTLLFYGGIAFAYYVVFPVAFAFFSSVAPEGVTIATDISSYLDFVLKLFFAFGAAFEIPIAIILLCWTGVTSPDSLRAKRPYIVVGAFVVGMMLTPPDIISQTMLAVPMLLLFELGIIIASFYYKEDDGEETAPKEEQ from the coding sequence ATGAGTTCAGCCGTTAAGCAAAACTACACATTATTTGATCATTTATTAGAGCTAAGAACACGGTTATTACATGCAGTGTTAGGTGTGTTAGTTGTTTTTTGTTCGTTGATTTACTTTGCACAAGATATTTACCAATATGTTGCGCAACCACTTTTGGCCGTTATGCCTGAAGGGACTCAAATGATCGCTACCGATGTAGCGTCTCCCTTTTTTACGCCTTTTAAGCTCACCATAGTTTTGTCTATATTTATTGCTATGCCCTATATTTTGTATCAATTGTGGTCGTTTATTGCACCTGGTTTATATAAAAATGAAAAACGTTTAATTGCACCGTTAATGTTTGGTAGTACGTTATTGTTTTATGGTGGAATTGCTTTCGCTTACTATGTAGTCTTTCCGGTAGCTTTTGCATTCTTTTCATCTGTAGCGCCAGAAGGGGTTACTATTGCAACTGACATTAGTAGTTATCTTGATTTCGTATTAAAGTTATTTTTTGCCTTCGGTGCAGCGTTTGAAATACCCATTGCGATTATATTGCTGTGCTGGACCGGTGTGACAAGCCCTGATAGTTTGCGTGCTAAACGACCTTATATAGTTGTTGGTGCATTTGTTGTTGGTATGATGTTAACACCACCCGATATTATTTCTCAAACCATGCTAGCTGTGCCTATGCTGTTATTATTTGAGCTAGGTATTATTATCGCTTCATTTTATTATAAAGAAGACGATGGCGAAGAAACTGCACCAAAGGAAGAACAATAA
- a CDS encoding TatD family hydrolase: MIDIGVNLTNARFEKDRSEVLARAKQTNISAMLVTGTNVEESKQAIALCQHYPNYLYSTVGIHPHDADNAPTNFQAQLADLAKNSCVKAIGECGLDFNRNFSSEANQKDVFTQQVLLAEQLQLPLFLHQRDAFEPWFEILKPHLATIPAMVSHCFTGNRKELEQCLAADMYIGITGWLCDERRGQLLRDIVSLIPLERLMIETDAPYLTPRNIRPRPKSSRNEPSYLPYIVTVLAELMGYSERDIIKQTSLNSVKVFNLSVSNA, encoded by the coding sequence TTGATTGATATAGGTGTTAACTTAACCAATGCGCGCTTTGAAAAAGACCGTTCAGAGGTTTTAGCTCGAGCTAAACAAACTAATATTAGCGCAATGTTAGTTACCGGTACTAATGTTGAAGAAAGTAAGCAAGCGATCGCACTTTGCCAGCACTACCCAAATTATTTATACAGTACCGTGGGTATTCATCCGCATGACGCCGATAATGCACCAACAAATTTTCAAGCACAATTAGCTGACTTGGCAAAAAATAGCTGCGTTAAAGCTATTGGTGAATGTGGGTTAGACTTTAATCGAAATTTCTCCAGTGAAGCAAACCAGAAAGATGTTTTTACACAGCAAGTGTTGTTGGCAGAGCAACTTCAATTACCGTTGTTTTTACATCAGCGAGATGCATTTGAACCCTGGTTTGAAATTTTAAAACCTCATTTAGCAACGATACCCGCTATGGTTTCACATTGTTTTACCGGTAACCGGAAAGAATTAGAACAATGTTTAGCCGCTGATATGTATATAGGTATTACAGGTTGGCTTTGTGACGAGCGTCGTGGTCAACTGTTACGCGATATTGTATCGCTAATTCCACTAGAGCGGCTGATGATCGAGACAGACGCACCTTATTTAACACCTAGAAATATTCGTCCAAGACCTAAAAGTAGCCGTAATGAACCGAGCTATTTACCTTATATTGTCACTGTTTTAGCCGAATTAATGGGGTACAGCGAGCGGGACATTATCAAACAAACTAGCCTCAATAGTGTAAAAGTTTTTAATTTAAGTGTTAGTAATGCGTAA
- the tatB gene encoding Sec-independent protein translocase protein TatB, which yields MFDIGFWELLLIAIIGLVVLGPERLPVAIRTVRGWITSIRSFSEGVKNELTEELRIQELHANLKKAEQSGMKDLSPEIEASVKSLKEAAEMVNNPYQTAEQSISSSEKIEQPIDNKDEKQIK from the coding sequence ATGTTTGATATAGGCTTTTGGGAACTATTATTGATCGCTATTATTGGCTTAGTAGTATTAGGGCCCGAGCGATTGCCCGTTGCAATTCGTACTGTGCGCGGCTGGATAACTAGCATTCGCAGCTTTAGTGAGGGCGTTAAAAACGAGCTTACTGAAGAGCTACGCATTCAAGAGTTGCACGCTAATTTAAAAAAAGCTGAACAATCAGGCATGAAAGATCTGTCACCAGAAATTGAAGCTTCTGTAAAGTCGCTTAAAGAAGCAGCCGAAATGGTAAATAACCCTTATCAAACAGCCGAGCAATCAATCAGTTCTTCTGAAAAAATTGAGCAGCCAATTGATAATAAAGATGAAAAGCAAATTAAATGA
- a CDS encoding bifunctional diguanylate cyclase/phosphodiesterase — translation MGSRATETSQAIRQLPKLKSLLKKYRQLKNMQSGLLQLSELASSVTDMDAFYHALKPLIKTLFVTDSFHIALLNSSDELQLTYCQNLGEIASHQSVDISNWRKSLTGLVLLNQKMAHYSANKIMQLAEADEISLSDSACIDWLGVPLKRGEQVVGVIALQSYDAKLNFSKSDSEILTIIAEQLVKAIDRVRSRELLESSISQRTVTLTEANQQLQREIVERQLAVKAHQVLLNISELTAKSHTIDKFYQALHHEVNKLLPAKNFYIALLSDDKSELEFPYYCDEKLSQPETRALSDGLSEMTIKAGKPILLSDRVLYTLAAQGNVTQCAFTKHYPEHEMPRSWLAAPLTDHGEIFGVIAIQHYQDENAYQSKDLELMRFVSHHIAIEILRQKVQHQALQSHEALEQIINKRTQELQATNLNLRMQIEERRKAEARLYHEAHHDALTQLPNRAMFSDRLTYAMRHLKRHPNHRFAVLFIDLDRFKMINDTLGHHAGDQFLIEISHRLRDCVRDNDILARLGGDEFVVLLDSLQSLDDIEEIASRIITSIAQPFDLDGHTLYSNASIGIAQSRITYKDANEILRDADAAMYQAKSLGRGRYVFFDDSMREKIIASMTLEQELRQAIKSKQFELHYQKISDLTSTKTLGFEVLLRWQHPTKGLLTPSEFLFMAEETGMILDIETWVIEEVCLQLKLWKKSKEYEHAYIGVNLSGRHLIQANQLTKLMGLISINTVEPERLILEFNESAFARHTELALKGLRKLKEFGVKLALDDYGAGLSSFNFLHNYPFEFIKLDRSFIRSLNNNDKNLSLVKALHELGTKFGYRLVAEGIESEAMLQKLQTVGCEFGQGYHISRPAKIVQAKSASNVVAMHRAQQSL, via the coding sequence ATGGGATCGAGGGCGACGGAAACTAGTCAAGCGATACGCCAACTTCCTAAGTTAAAATCGTTACTTAAAAAGTACCGACAACTTAAAAACATGCAATCGGGTTTATTGCAACTGTCAGAGTTAGCCAGTTCAGTTACCGATATGGATGCGTTTTATCATGCCCTCAAACCATTAATTAAGACATTATTTGTCACTGATAGCTTTCATATCGCCCTGTTAAATTCATCTGACGAATTACAATTAACCTATTGTCAAAACCTTGGTGAAATCGCGAGTCATCAGTCTGTTGATATATCAAACTGGCGCAAAAGTTTAACCGGTTTAGTCTTACTCAACCAAAAAATGGCACATTATTCAGCCAATAAAATAATGCAGCTTGCTGAAGCTGATGAGATATCTTTATCTGACTCAGCATGTATAGATTGGTTGGGAGTACCGTTAAAGCGAGGCGAACAAGTTGTTGGTGTTATTGCCTTACAAAGTTACGATGCGAAACTGAATTTTTCTAAAAGTGACAGTGAAATTTTAACCATAATCGCTGAGCAACTTGTCAAGGCAATCGATCGTGTTCGTAGTAGAGAGTTATTAGAATCTAGTATTAGTCAGCGTACAGTTACATTAACCGAAGCCAACCAACAATTGCAGCGTGAAATTGTTGAAAGGCAGCTAGCGGTTAAGGCCCATCAAGTATTACTTAATATTTCTGAGTTAACAGCAAAGTCCCACACAATAGATAAGTTTTATCAAGCGCTGCACCACGAAGTAAATAAATTACTGCCCGCCAAAAACTTTTATATTGCATTATTATCTGATGATAAAAGCGAATTAGAGTTTCCATATTATTGTGATGAAAAACTATCACAACCAGAAACACGTGCGCTGAGCGACGGGTTATCGGAAATGACCATAAAAGCCGGTAAACCAATACTGTTAAGCGACCGAGTTCTTTATACGTTAGCGGCACAAGGTAACGTTACACAATGTGCGTTTACTAAACATTACCCTGAGCATGAAATGCCACGATCTTGGCTAGCAGCACCGTTGACAGATCACGGTGAAATTTTTGGTGTTATTGCTATTCAGCATTATCAAGATGAAAATGCTTATCAAAGCAAAGATCTCGAGCTTATGCGCTTTGTTAGTCATCATATCGCGATTGAGATTTTACGACAAAAAGTGCAACATCAAGCATTACAAAGCCATGAGGCACTTGAACAAATTATAAATAAACGCACTCAAGAGCTGCAAGCGACTAACCTTAATTTACGTATGCAAATTGAAGAACGTCGAAAAGCAGAAGCGCGCTTATATCATGAAGCTCATCATGATGCTTTAACCCAACTACCCAACAGAGCAATGTTTTCAGACCGCTTAACCTATGCTATGCGTCACTTGAAGCGCCATCCAAACCATAGATTCGCGGTGTTGTTTATTGATTTAGACCGCTTTAAAATGATTAATGACACATTAGGGCATCATGCTGGCGATCAATTTTTAATCGAAATTTCGCACCGATTGCGTGATTGCGTGCGTGATAATGATATTTTAGCGCGATTAGGTGGCGATGAGTTTGTCGTGTTACTAGACTCACTGCAGTCACTTGACGATATTGAAGAAATAGCGTCTCGTATCATTACATCTATTGCACAACCCTTTGATCTTGACGGTCATACCTTGTATTCAAATGCCAGTATTGGAATTGCCCAGAGCCGTATTACTTATAAAGATGCTAATGAAATACTGCGCGATGCTGATGCGGCCATGTATCAAGCAAAAAGTTTAGGACGCGGGCGATATGTTTTCTTTGATGATAGTATGCGGGAAAAAATTATTGCTAGCATGACGCTTGAGCAAGAATTAAGACAAGCCATTAAAAGCAAGCAGTTTGAATTACACTATCAAAAAATTTCAGATTTAACCTCAACTAAAACCCTAGGTTTTGAAGTGCTTTTGCGTTGGCAACATCCAACTAAGGGCCTGTTAACACCGAGCGAGTTTCTTTTTATGGCAGAAGAAACTGGCATGATTTTGGATATAGAAACTTGGGTGATTGAAGAAGTTTGTTTGCAATTAAAACTATGGAAAAAATCCAAAGAATATGAGCACGCCTATATCGGTGTCAACCTATCTGGACGCCATTTAATTCAGGCTAATCAATTAACTAAATTGATGGGGTTGATCAGTATTAATACAGTCGAGCCTGAGCGACTTATTCTGGAGTTTAATGAATCAGCATTTGCTCGCCATACCGAATTAGCGCTAAAAGGCTTACGTAAATTGAAAGAATTTGGCGTTAAGCTCGCTTTAGATGATTATGGTGCTGGCTTATCGTCGTTTAATTTCTTACATAACTACCCGTTTGAGTTTATTAAACTCGATCGCAGTTTTATTCGTAGTTTAAATAACAATGATAAAAATTTATCTTTAGTTAAAGCCCTGCATGAGTTGGGGACAAAATTTGGCTATAGATTAGTAGCCGAAGGTATTGAGTCTGAAGCCATGCTGCAGAAACTTCAAACTGTAGGTTGTGAATTTGGTCAGGGTTATCATATTAGCCGGCCCGCAAAAATAGTCCAAGCTAAGAGCGCAAGTAATGTTGTAGCAATGCATCGGGCTCAGCAGAGTCTTTGA
- a CDS encoding sensor domain-containing diguanylate cyclase has product MRNLFRASIWLFIPLLMSTMASAQGVPVFAKPSLLLQLHIQHIFIGSSLILSLMCFAWARALRSYSMAILALFFAIKSLGILVAGGFSFFALFTSNIHLLNTEGVLLSNLSNILFFIFTVKLFTLKKHDKNSYQLLLRLAIIMTLTVPLSFVFSHSYTWLLTQIPISMSLLALLYVNRTIKVGDEALSKMFSWILVVQLSFNTIAYLLYYLSFSTQAINCLDMLSFWVMAIMMTYLIGHTYYCHLRDEKLAQQQATASALASSVAQQELLALQDESQEQLESRVQERTLELNIALQELEAVNQELKEKNTLDELSGLYNRRYYDQKILAEFRRSRRNLTPLSLILIDIDHFKKVNDSFGHLVGDKCIVEVASMIKSLLRRSSDVSCRYGGEEFCLILPETDEKGALALAEEICQSVRQQVIPNNEKAIKLTVSCGVTTYLQEKDVTPEIIFECVDKALYKAKQAGRDQVQVMPIKIVNS; this is encoded by the coding sequence ATGCGTAACTTATTTAGAGCCAGTATTTGGCTTTTTATACCCTTGTTGATGTCTACAATGGCTAGTGCCCAAGGTGTACCTGTCTTCGCAAAACCAAGTTTGTTATTACAATTACATATTCAACATATATTTATTGGTAGTAGCCTGATCCTATCATTAATGTGCTTTGCCTGGGCTAGGGCCTTGCGCAGCTACAGTATGGCAATTTTAGCGTTATTCTTTGCAATAAAGTCGTTAGGTATTTTGGTTGCTGGCGGGTTTTCATTTTTTGCATTATTTACTAGCAATATTCACCTGCTCAATACTGAAGGCGTGCTACTGAGCAACTTGTCTAACATTCTATTTTTTATTTTTACGGTTAAATTATTCACCTTAAAAAAGCATGATAAAAATAGTTATCAATTACTACTGCGCTTAGCGATTATTATGACGCTTACGGTGCCCTTAAGCTTTGTATTTAGCCACAGCTATACTTGGCTATTAACGCAAATACCCATAAGTATGAGCTTGCTTGCGTTACTGTATGTCAACCGAACTATTAAAGTAGGCGACGAAGCGTTATCTAAAATGTTCTCGTGGATCCTTGTTGTGCAACTAAGCTTCAATACTATTGCTTATTTACTCTATTACCTTAGCTTTTCTACCCAAGCCATTAATTGCCTAGATATGTTAAGTTTTTGGGTTATGGCTATTATGATGACTTATTTGATCGGACATACATATTATTGCCATTTACGTGATGAAAAGCTTGCCCAACAACAGGCGACAGCGAGTGCTCTAGCTTCTAGTGTCGCACAGCAAGAGCTGTTAGCCTTGCAGGATGAAAGCCAAGAGCAACTTGAAAGTAGAGTGCAAGAAAGAACTTTAGAATTGAATATTGCCTTACAAGAATTAGAGGCAGTCAATCAAGAGCTTAAAGAAAAGAATACGCTTGATGAATTATCGGGACTGTATAATCGTCGCTACTACGATCAAAAAATACTGGCAGAGTTTAGACGTAGTCGTCGTAACTTAACACCATTAAGCCTTATTTTAATTGATATTGACCATTTCAAAAAAGTTAACGACAGTTTTGGTCATTTAGTCGGTGATAAATGCATTGTTGAAGTCGCTAGTATGATTAAGTCCCTATTGCGCCGAAGTTCTGATGTTAGCTGTCGATATGGTGGTGAGGAGTTTTGCTTAATTTTACCGGAAACAGATGAAAAAGGGGCTTTGGCTTTAGCCGAAGAAATTTGTCAAAGTGTGCGACAGCAAGTTATCCCTAATAACGAAAAAGCTATTAAATTAACTGTAAGTTGTGGTGTTACAACATATCTACAAGAGAAAGATGTGACACCTGAAATTATTTTTGAATGTGTCGATAAAGCACTTTATAAAGCGAAGCAAGCTGGTCGAGACCAAGTACAAGTAATGCCAATTAAAATAGTGAACTCGTAA
- the hemB gene encoding porphobilinogen synthase — protein sequence MNNVFGQYPARRMRRMRSDDFSRRLMSEHQLTVNDLIYPVFVLEGENQCEAIESMPGVERKSIDLLLEECQELVELGVPAIAIFPVTPTDKKSLLAEEAYNIDGLAQRAVRAVKAKFPSLGVITDVALDPFTTHGQDGIIDDTGYVLNDVTKDILVKQALSHAQAGADIVAPSDMMDGRIGAIRKELEHHHFVNTKILAYSAKYASSYYGPFRDAVGSAGNIKGGNKFSYQMDPANSNEALHEVAQDIQEGADMVMIKPGMPYLDVVRRVKDTFQVPTYAYQVSGEYAMHMAAIQNGWLAEKPCVMEGLLAFKRAGADGILTYFAKQVARWLKEEQNA from the coding sequence ATGAATAACGTCTTTGGACAATACCCAGCACGCCGCATGCGTCGTATGCGTTCTGATGACTTTTCACGACGTTTAATGTCAGAACATCAACTGACGGTTAATGACCTAATTTATCCGGTTTTTGTTTTAGAGGGTGAAAACCAGTGCGAAGCTATTGAGTCTATGCCCGGAGTAGAGCGCAAAAGTATCGATTTGTTATTAGAAGAATGTCAGGAGTTGGTTGAATTAGGCGTACCTGCAATTGCCATTTTTCCTGTTACACCAACGGATAAAAAATCACTGCTGGCTGAAGAAGCTTATAACATTGACGGTTTAGCTCAGCGTGCAGTTCGTGCCGTAAAGGCAAAATTCCCAAGTTTAGGTGTGATCACCGACGTTGCCTTGGATCCATTCACTACCCATGGGCAAGATGGTATTATCGATGACACCGGTTATGTTCTAAATGATGTGACTAAGGATATTTTGGTTAAACAAGCTTTATCACATGCACAAGCCGGTGCTGACATCGTTGCCCCTTCGGATATGATGGATGGGCGTATAGGCGCAATACGTAAAGAACTGGAACATCATCATTTTGTTAATACGAAAATACTGGCTTATTCTGCCAAGTATGCTTCGAGCTACTATGGCCCGTTTCGTGATGCTGTCGGTTCAGCAGGCAATATAAAAGGCGGCAATAAATTCTCTTATCAAATGGACCCCGCCAACAGTAATGAAGCATTACATGAAGTCGCACAAGATATTCAGGAAGGCGCGGACATGGTAATGATCAAGCCGGGAATGCCATATTTAGATGTTGTTCGCCGGGTAAAAGATACCTTTCAAGTACCGACTTATGCTTACCAAGTCAGTGGTGAATATGCCATGCATATGGCGGCAATTCAGAATGGCTGGTTAGCCGAAAAACCTTGCGTAATGGAAGGTTTATTAGCGTTTAAACGAGCAGGTGCTGATGGCATTCTCACCTATTTTGCTAAGCAGGTAGCCCGTTGGTTAAAAGAAGAGCAAAACGCTTAA